The following proteins come from a genomic window of Streptomyces sp. GS7:
- a CDS encoding LacI family DNA-binding transcriptional regulator — MANIKDVAERAGVSVATVSRVLNGNSPVAETRERVLAAVRELGYRPNNVARALRTARTGALGLVISDLTNPFFTELADAVEDAARSLGYSLVIGNAGERPEQQDDYIRTLLDRRIDGLLVSSAGTGSAMLREVVASGTPLVLLDRAVPGIDAPCVRADGRAALTDLAAHLAALGRRRPAIIVAPAGTPTGDERLELFRAALAAHGIPLPDERVGATPDLQPTGGRRVMSDFLDLPEPPDAVLATDNLMALGAMDELRARGLRVPDDMALVVYDDVPWFAHTDPPLTAIAQPTRELGRAAVHALLERIEGRPASTVLLSARLVTRHSCGEPGTEQPAGGPATRQPADGTTTVRPADEPPTG; from the coding sequence ATGGCGAACATCAAGGATGTGGCAGAGCGGGCGGGGGTCTCCGTCGCCACCGTCTCCCGGGTCCTCAACGGCAACAGCCCGGTCGCGGAGACCCGCGAGCGGGTGCTCGCCGCCGTACGGGAGCTGGGCTACCGCCCCAACAACGTCGCCCGGGCCCTGCGTACCGCCCGCACCGGCGCACTCGGCCTGGTCATCAGCGACCTGACCAATCCGTTCTTCACCGAGCTCGCCGACGCCGTCGAGGACGCGGCCCGCAGCCTCGGCTACAGCCTGGTCATCGGCAACGCCGGCGAACGCCCCGAGCAGCAGGACGACTACATCCGCACCCTGCTCGACCGCCGGATCGACGGCCTGCTGGTCAGCTCGGCCGGTACCGGCTCGGCGATGCTCCGCGAGGTCGTCGCCTCCGGCACCCCGCTGGTCCTGCTGGACCGCGCCGTGCCCGGTATCGACGCCCCGTGCGTCCGCGCCGACGGCCGCGCCGCGCTCACCGACCTCGCCGCCCATCTCGCCGCCCTCGGCCGCCGCCGCCCCGCGATCATCGTCGCCCCGGCCGGCACCCCCACCGGCGACGAACGCCTGGAACTCTTCCGTGCGGCACTGGCCGCGCACGGCATTCCGCTGCCCGACGAACGGGTCGGCGCCACCCCGGACCTCCAACCCACCGGCGGCCGGCGGGTGATGAGCGACTTCCTCGACCTTCCCGAACCGCCGGACGCGGTGCTGGCCACCGACAACCTGATGGCGCTGGGCGCGATGGACGAACTGCGGGCGCGCGGGCTGCGGGTCCCCGACGACATGGCGCTGGTGGTCTACGACGACGTGCCGTGGTTCGCGCACACCGATCCGCCGCTGACCGCCATCGCCCAGCCGACCCGCGAGCTGGGCCGTGCCGCGGTGCACGCCCTGCTGGAACGTATCGAGGGCCGCCCCGCCTCAACGGTGCTGCTGTCCGCCCGACTTGTCACCCGCCACTCCTGCGGCGAGCCGGGCACGGAGCAGCCGGCCGGCGGACCGGCCACCCGGCAGCCGGCCGACGGGACCACCACGGTCCGGCCCGCCGACGAGCCGCCCACCGGCTGA
- a CDS encoding sugar ABC transporter ATP-binding protein yields the protein MTGVNDDVPGRRELLRVEGVRKSFPGVRALDGVDLSLRTGEVHVLLGENGAGKSTLIKMLSGAHRPDSGRILADGGPDGSYDGLHEVQIRSAQDAERLGIATIYQEFNLVPGLTVAENIFLGRQPRTALGLVDRKTMRARAAELLRRVRLDVSPNAPVAELGIARLQMVEIAKALSLNARVLIMDEPTAVLTSEEVETLFGIVRELRSSGVGIIFITHHLDEIGALGDRVTVLRDGRSVDEVPAGTGEDELIRLMVGRDIAEQYPRRRPDQEEPGTPLLRVRGLTRYGAKGPNGASARPVFEGIDFDIRAGEVVGLAGLVGAGRTEVARAICGVDRYDAGTVEVAGTELVRGDVRAAMRAGLGLVPEDRKGQGLVLDASLQDNLTLARLDRDTRGGLVDRSGQRREAAAVAGRLKVRMSGLGQHARTLSGGNQQKIVIGKWLLAETRLLILDEPTRGIDVGAKVEIYQIVNELTAAGCAVLMISSDLPEVLGMSDRVLVMAQGRLTGELRAGEATQDAVMELALQSPHGTPDGRNTNESAMEGSDVR from the coding sequence ATGACCGGCGTCAACGACGACGTACCGGGCCGCCGCGAACTGCTGCGCGTGGAGGGGGTGAGGAAGTCGTTCCCCGGCGTGCGCGCGCTGGACGGTGTGGACCTGAGTCTGCGCACCGGCGAGGTGCACGTCCTGCTCGGCGAGAACGGCGCGGGCAAGAGCACCCTGATCAAGATGCTCTCCGGCGCCCACCGCCCCGACAGCGGGCGGATCCTCGCCGACGGCGGCCCGGACGGCTCGTACGACGGGCTCCACGAGGTGCAGATCCGCTCCGCGCAGGACGCCGAACGGCTCGGCATCGCCACCATCTACCAGGAGTTCAACCTCGTCCCCGGGCTGACCGTCGCCGAGAACATCTTCCTGGGCCGCCAGCCGCGCACCGCGCTCGGCCTCGTCGACCGGAAGACCATGCGCGCCCGCGCCGCCGAACTCCTGCGCCGGGTACGCCTGGACGTCTCCCCGAACGCCCCGGTCGCCGAACTCGGTATCGCCCGGCTCCAGATGGTGGAGATCGCCAAGGCGCTCAGCCTGAACGCCCGGGTACTGATCATGGACGAGCCGACCGCGGTCCTCACCTCCGAAGAGGTCGAGACGCTCTTCGGCATCGTCCGCGAACTGCGCTCCTCGGGCGTCGGGATCATCTTCATCACCCACCACCTCGACGAGATCGGCGCGCTCGGCGACCGGGTCACCGTGCTGCGCGACGGCCGCTCGGTCGACGAGGTGCCCGCCGGAACCGGCGAGGACGAGCTGATCCGGCTGATGGTCGGCCGGGACATCGCCGAGCAGTACCCGCGCCGCCGCCCCGACCAGGAGGAGCCGGGTACGCCGCTGCTGCGCGTACGGGGCCTGACCCGGTACGGCGCCAAGGGCCCCAACGGCGCGTCGGCCCGGCCGGTCTTCGAGGGCATCGACTTCGACATCCGGGCCGGTGAGGTCGTCGGTCTCGCCGGGCTGGTCGGTGCGGGCCGTACCGAGGTCGCCCGGGCGATATGCGGTGTCGACCGCTACGACGCCGGCACGGTCGAGGTCGCGGGCACCGAGCTGGTGCGCGGCGACGTCCGGGCGGCGATGCGGGCCGGGCTGGGCCTGGTCCCCGAGGACCGCAAGGGCCAGGGGCTGGTGCTGGACGCCTCGCTGCAGGACAACCTGACGCTGGCGCGGCTCGACCGGGACACCCGCGGCGGGCTGGTCGACCGGAGTGGCCAGCGGCGCGAAGCGGCGGCCGTCGCCGGGCGGTTGAAGGTCCGGATGAGCGGCCTGGGGCAGCATGCCCGCACCCTCTCCGGCGGCAACCAGCAGAAGATCGTCATCGGCAAGTGGCTGCTGGCCGAGACCAGGCTGCTGATCCTGGACGAGCCGACGCGCGGCATCGATGTCGGCGCCAAGGTCGAGATCTACCAGATCGTCAACGAGCTGACGGCGGCCGGCTGCGCGGTGCTGATGATCTCCAGCGATCTGCCCGAGGTGCTCGGTATGAGCGACCGGGTGCTGGTGATGGCACAGGGACGGCTGACCGGTGAGCTGCGGGCCGGGGAGGCCACCCAGGACGCCGTGATGGAGCTCGCGCTCCAGTCCCCGCACGGCACTCCCGACGGCAGGAACACGAACGAGAGCGCGATGGAGGGCTCCGATGTCCGCTGA
- the rbsK gene encoding ribokinase encodes MYDVLVVGSANADLTVRVARRPGAGETVLGTDLVETAGGKGANQAAAAARIGGRTALLARVGGDAYGELLLAAQRMAGTDVTPVIVDESARTGTAMIIVDPDGDNSIVVSPGANAALTPHDVTAARDVIAASSVVSLQLEVPMETVRAAAATAEAAGTRVVLNPSPAPETLDRELLAVADPLVVNEHEARQLSGRTDGRPADWASALREQGARSVVVTLGGDGALVLDASGTAEIPGVRVKAVDTTGAGDAFTGALATRLAAGATLPEAARFAVRVGAAAVTKPGAQPSYPTAEDLAQLPETPELPEN; translated from the coding sequence ATGTACGACGTCCTGGTGGTCGGCTCGGCCAACGCGGATCTGACGGTACGGGTGGCACGGCGGCCCGGCGCGGGCGAGACCGTGCTCGGCACGGACCTGGTCGAGACGGCCGGCGGCAAGGGCGCCAACCAGGCAGCCGCCGCGGCCCGGATCGGTGGGCGCACCGCGCTGCTCGCGCGGGTCGGCGGTGACGCGTACGGTGAACTGCTGCTCGCCGCCCAGCGCATGGCGGGCACCGACGTCACACCGGTCATCGTGGACGAGAGCGCCCGCACCGGCACCGCGATGATCATCGTCGACCCGGACGGCGACAACAGCATCGTCGTCTCGCCGGGAGCCAACGCCGCGCTCACCCCACACGACGTCACCGCGGCCAGGGACGTCATCGCGGCCTCGTCGGTGGTCTCCCTCCAGCTGGAGGTGCCGATGGAGACCGTACGGGCCGCCGCCGCGACGGCCGAGGCCGCCGGCACCCGGGTGGTCCTCAACCCCTCGCCGGCACCCGAGACCCTCGACCGCGAACTCCTCGCCGTGGCCGACCCGTTGGTGGTCAACGAGCACGAGGCCCGGCAGCTGTCCGGCCGCACCGACGGCAGGCCCGCGGACTGGGCGTCCGCGCTGCGCGAGCAGGGCGCCCGGTCGGTCGTGGTCACCCTCGGCGGGGACGGCGCCCTGGTCCTGGACGCGTCCGGGACGGCGGAGATCCCGGGCGTACGCGTCAAGGCCGTGGACACCACCGGCGCCGGCGACGCCTTCACCGGCGCGCTCGCCACCCGCCTGGCCGCCGGAGCGACCCTGCCCGAAGCGGCCCGCTTCGCGGTGCGCGTCGGGGCCGCGGCCGTCACCAAGCCGGGCGCACAGCCGTCGTACCCCACGGCGGAGGACCTGGCGCAGCTGCCGGAGACGCCGGAGCTGCCGGAGAACTGA
- a CDS encoding M15 family metallopeptidase yields MADPAVAAVPVRECGEPLVDLRTAAPALLADGLKADGLKADGLKADGPNDEEDGGTGAFAYLREGVLRRLLAAQRALPDGLRLQVVEGYRPPALQRRYFERHGRELRAAHPDWDTARVRQAASRFVSPPEIAPHSAGGAVDLTLVTTDGGSVDMGTPIDTSPEESDGACYTSAPDLTPAARANRRVLAAALHGAGPVNYPTEWWHWSYGDRYWALTTGAAHALYGPAEFGEEQGAERGGKPEARGTEAGAEPVLLREGAER; encoded by the coding sequence ATGGCCGACCCCGCGGTGGCCGCGGTGCCGGTCCGGGAGTGCGGTGAGCCGCTGGTGGATCTCCGGACCGCCGCGCCCGCGCTCCTCGCGGACGGGCTCAAGGCGGACGGGCTCAAGGCGGACGGACTCAAGGCGGACGGACCCAACGACGAGGAGGACGGCGGGACGGGCGCCTTCGCGTATCTGCGGGAAGGCGTGCTGCGGCGGCTGCTGGCGGCGCAGCGGGCACTCCCGGACGGGCTGCGGCTCCAGGTCGTCGAGGGATACCGCCCACCGGCCCTCCAGCGCCGGTACTTCGAGCGGCACGGGCGCGAACTGCGCGCCGCGCACCCCGACTGGGACACGGCACGGGTCCGTCAGGCCGCCAGCCGCTTTGTGTCGCCGCCCGAGATCGCACCGCACAGCGCGGGCGGTGCGGTGGACCTCACCCTGGTCACGACCGACGGCGGCTCTGTCGACATGGGGACTCCGATCGACACGTCCCCGGAGGAGAGCGACGGCGCCTGCTATACGTCGGCCCCGGACCTGACGCCTGCCGCCCGCGCCAACCGCCGGGTGCTGGCCGCGGCGCTGCACGGGGCGGGCCCGGTCAACTACCCGACCGAGTGGTGGCACTGGTCCTACGGGGACCGCTACTGGGCGCTGACGACCGGTGCGGCGCATGCGCTGTACGGGCCCGCGGAGTTCGGCGAGGAGCAGGGCGCCGAGCGTGGCGGAAAGCCGGAGGCGCGCGGCACGGAGGCGGGGGCGGAGCCCGTCCTCCTGAGGGAAGGGGCCGAGCGGTGA
- a CDS encoding carbon-nitrogen hydrolase family protein yields MIIAAAQFPSVPGDIATNAARMAALIADAGERGAGLVVFSELALTHYDLHLIAADPAGLAVLPDDARLEPVREACRTAGIAAVVNAAGRGAGDGAAPTIATFVYGPDGALLTRYDKRHLAESESKVFAPGTAHGRFTLGGIRFALATCFDSSFPEVPERAVADGCRVYLSSAFHDGAERVARYAELAREHGLYVLLANGIEVGSPGPACGLSGGWLPSGERVAGASAWPGTGAGADDRGDGGGDVSDGELVLSDVR; encoded by the coding sequence ATGATCATTGCTGCCGCACAATTCCCCTCCGTACCAGGCGATATCGCCACCAACGCCGCACGGATGGCCGCCCTCATCGCCGACGCCGGCGAGCGCGGCGCCGGGCTGGTGGTCTTCTCCGAACTGGCGCTGACCCACTACGACCTGCATCTGATAGCCGCCGATCCGGCGGGTCTGGCGGTGCTGCCCGACGACGCCCGGCTGGAGCCCGTGCGGGAGGCGTGCCGGACGGCCGGGATCGCGGCGGTGGTGAACGCCGCGGGACGGGGCGCCGGCGACGGGGCCGCGCCGACCATCGCGACGTTCGTGTACGGGCCGGACGGCGCGCTGCTCACCCGCTACGACAAGCGGCATCTGGCAGAGAGCGAGTCGAAGGTCTTCGCACCGGGGACCGCACACGGCCGGTTCACGCTGGGCGGCATCCGGTTCGCGCTCGCCACCTGCTTCGACAGCAGTTTCCCCGAGGTGCCGGAGCGGGCCGTGGCGGACGGTTGCCGGGTCTATCTCTCCAGCGCCTTCCACGACGGCGCGGAGCGGGTGGCGCGGTATGCGGAACTGGCCCGGGAGCACGGGCTGTATGTGCTGCTCGCCAATGGGATCGAGGTCGGAAGCCCCGGCCCGGCCTGCGGGCTCAGCGGCGGCTGGCTGCCTTCCGGTGAGCGGGTGGCGGGGGCGTCCGCGTGGCCGGGGACGGGAGCGGGTGCCGACGATCGCGGCGACGGCGGCGGCGACGTCAGCGACGGCGAACTGGTGCTGAGCGATGTCCGGTAG
- a CDS encoding TetR/AcrR family transcriptional regulator, producing MSARDQGLSRGPRRGGGGREVQGAERRAAIMEAAMELIAERGYRRTSLAAIAERAGLTQQGLLHHFPTKELLLIGVLEARDRWDAAAAASGAWRTGTLAQLVDYNATRPGIVQTYTVLSADSVTEDHPAREFFETRFRAVRRALAGALRAEFGDTLPGGLTPEQAAPLLVAVMDGLQLQWLLDPENVDMPAAFRDFLTLLGSMAGQDDEPAEEPGQGTTEKPGAGADQGRSAPGPPDSP from the coding sequence GTGAGCGCACGAGATCAGGGCCTCTCCCGGGGACCCCGGAGGGGCGGCGGCGGACGGGAGGTCCAGGGCGCCGAGCGGCGTGCGGCGATCATGGAGGCCGCCATGGAGCTGATCGCCGAGCGCGGCTACCGCCGCACCTCCCTCGCCGCCATCGCCGAGCGCGCCGGGCTGACCCAGCAGGGGCTGCTGCACCACTTCCCGACGAAGGAGCTGCTGCTCATCGGCGTGCTGGAGGCGCGCGACCGCTGGGACGCGGCCGCCGCGGCGTCCGGCGCCTGGCGCACCGGCACCCTCGCCCAGCTCGTCGACTACAACGCCACCCGTCCCGGCATCGTCCAGACGTACACCGTGCTGTCGGCCGACAGCGTCACCGAGGACCATCCGGCACGCGAGTTCTTCGAGACCCGTTTCCGTGCCGTGCGCCGGGCGCTGGCCGGGGCGCTGCGGGCCGAGTTCGGCGACACCCTGCCCGGCGGGCTGACCCCGGAGCAGGCGGCGCCGCTGCTCGTCGCAGTGATGGACGGACTTCAGCTGCAATGGCTGCTGGACCCCGAGAACGTCGACATGCCCGCCGCGTTCCGGGATTTCCTGACGCTGCTCGGAAGCATGGCCGGACAGGACGACGAGCCCGCCGAAGAGCCGGGCCAGGGGACTACCGAGAAACCCGGCGCGGGGGCCGACCAGGGCCGGTCCGCCCCCGGCCCGCCGGACAGTCCCTAG
- a CDS encoding beta-glucosidase family protein, producing MTDQPRTHRSHTRLHDYSAVVERALDALDLDTKARLLSGQDMWTLPAVPAIGLRSLVMSDGPIGVRGGQWSAEDPSIALPSPTALAATWDPELARRAGQLLAQEARRKGVHVLLAPTVNLHRSPLGGRHFECYSEDPLLTGVIGAGYVRGVQEGGVGTTVKHFVGNDAETDRFTVDNRIAPRPLRELYLAPFEHIVKTARPWGIMTAYNQVNGATMTEHRPLVAEVLRGEWGFDGCNVSDWVAARHTVRALRGGLDVAMPGPRTVFGPPLAAAVRAGEVAEAEVDDAVRRVLLLAARTGCLDGAPPAVPPADVPQGIDGRAVARDLARRAVVLLRNEPVGDGQLAGEPAGGAAQGADPAGRTRRALPLDASVMRRIAVVGAAARDARVLGGGSATVFPEQIVSPLAGLRAALPDGVEVTFATGADPRTRVPYARDGFTLRARYLAADGQLLAENAQFDGQVQVMGSLPDGVTRQSLHAVELTGSYTPQRTGGHTLAVSGTGRLRLTVDGAVLFDDQCAPAGGDPFEAFMHPVEHRVTAELTAGRTVPLTLRFVPRALGLGEGLDVLNFALGHREPQLDADAEIEEAVRAAAGADAAIVVVATTEEVESEGFDRTDLTLPGRQDELVTRVAAANPRTVVVVNAGSPVELPWREQVPAVLLSWFPGQEAGAALADVLLGSHEPGGRLPTTWPARFADAPVTTVTPADGRLSYEEGLFIGYRAWQRSAVAPAYAFGHGLGYTDWEYESLDTTPDSVRVRLRNTGRRPGREVVQIYLAPAPAPDAGAPERPDRWLAGFAAVEAGPGESAETEIPLPARAFEVWSEPDGHWRRVPGVYTVEAAHSIDDIRLTAQVTSG from the coding sequence ATGACCGACCAGCCCCGTACCCACCGCAGCCACACCCGGCTCCACGACTACTCCGCCGTGGTGGAGCGGGCGCTCGACGCTCTCGACCTGGACACCAAGGCCCGGCTGCTGTCCGGCCAGGACATGTGGACCCTGCCCGCCGTGCCCGCGATCGGGCTGCGGTCGCTGGTGATGTCGGATGGCCCGATCGGCGTGCGGGGCGGGCAGTGGAGCGCCGAGGACCCGTCGATCGCCCTGCCCAGCCCCACGGCCCTGGCCGCCACCTGGGACCCCGAACTCGCCCGCCGGGCCGGCCAACTGCTCGCACAGGAGGCCCGCCGCAAGGGCGTCCATGTCCTCCTGGCGCCGACCGTCAACCTGCACCGCTCGCCGCTCGGCGGGCGGCACTTCGAGTGCTACTCGGAAGACCCGCTGCTGACCGGCGTGATCGGCGCCGGATATGTGCGGGGCGTGCAGGAGGGCGGGGTCGGTACGACGGTCAAGCACTTCGTCGGCAACGACGCCGAGACCGACCGCTTCACGGTCGACAACCGCATCGCCCCGCGCCCGCTGCGCGAGCTGTATCTCGCCCCCTTCGAGCACATCGTCAAGACCGCCCGCCCCTGGGGCATCATGACCGCCTACAACCAGGTCAACGGTGCGACGATGACCGAACACCGCCCGCTCGTCGCCGAAGTGCTGCGCGGCGAATGGGGCTTCGACGGCTGCAACGTCTCCGACTGGGTGGCGGCCCGGCACACCGTGCGCGCGCTGCGCGGCGGCCTGGACGTGGCGATGCCGGGGCCCCGCACGGTCTTCGGCCCCCCGCTCGCGGCGGCCGTCCGCGCGGGCGAGGTCGCGGAGGCGGAGGTCGACGACGCGGTCCGCCGGGTGCTGCTGCTCGCCGCCCGCACCGGCTGCCTGGACGGGGCACCGCCCGCCGTGCCGCCGGCCGACGTGCCGCAGGGCATCGACGGCCGGGCCGTGGCCCGCGACCTCGCCCGCCGCGCGGTCGTCCTGCTGCGCAACGAGCCCGTCGGCGACGGGCAGTTGGCCGGCGAGCCGGCGGGCGGCGCGGCGCAGGGCGCCGACCCGGCAGGCCGTACCCGCCGTGCTCTTCCCCTCGACGCCTCCGTCATGCGCCGCATCGCCGTCGTCGGGGCGGCTGCCCGCGACGCCCGGGTGCTCGGCGGCGGCTCCGCCACCGTCTTCCCCGAGCAGATCGTCTCCCCGCTCGCCGGACTGCGGGCCGCGCTCCCCGACGGCGTGGAGGTCACCTTCGCGACCGGCGCCGACCCGCGCACCCGGGTCCCGTACGCCCGTGACGGATTCACCCTGCGTGCCCGCTACCTGGCCGCCGACGGGCAACTGCTGGCCGAGAACGCGCAGTTCGACGGTCAGGTCCAGGTGATGGGCAGCCTCCCCGACGGCGTCACCCGGCAGAGCCTGCACGCCGTCGAACTCACCGGCAGCTACACCCCGCAGCGCACCGGCGGCCACACCCTGGCCGTCTCGGGCACCGGCCGCCTCCGGCTGACCGTCGACGGCGCGGTGCTCTTCGACGACCAGTGCGCCCCGGCCGGCGGCGATCCGTTCGAGGCGTTCATGCACCCCGTGGAGCACCGGGTCACCGCGGAGCTGACGGCCGGCCGGACCGTGCCGCTCACCCTGCGGTTCGTGCCCCGCGCCCTCGGCCTGGGCGAGGGCCTGGACGTCCTGAACTTCGCACTCGGGCACCGTGAGCCGCAGCTCGACGCCGACGCCGAGATCGAGGAGGCGGTCCGCGCGGCGGCCGGTGCCGATGCCGCGATCGTCGTCGTCGCGACGACGGAGGAGGTGGAATCGGAGGGCTTCGACCGCACGGACCTGACGCTGCCGGGCCGCCAGGACGAGCTGGTCACCCGGGTCGCCGCCGCCAACCCCCGCACCGTCGTGGTCGTCAACGCCGGCTCGCCGGTGGAGCTGCCGTGGCGGGAACAGGTCCCCGCGGTGCTGCTGAGCTGGTTCCCCGGCCAGGAAGCGGGCGCCGCGCTGGCGGACGTCCTGCTCGGCTCGCACGAACCCGGCGGCCGGCTCCCCACCACCTGGCCTGCCCGCTTCGCCGACGCCCCGGTGACCACCGTAACCCCTGCCGACGGCCGACTTTCGTACGAGGAGGGGCTGTTCATCGGCTACCGGGCCTGGCAGCGGTCCGCCGTCGCGCCCGCGTACGCCTTCGGCCACGGGCTCGGCTACACCGACTGGGAGTACGAGTCCCTGGACACCACCCCCGACTCGGTCCGGGTCCGGCTGCGCAACACCGGCCGGCGTCCCGGCCGCGAGGTCGTCCAGATCTACCTCGCCCCCGCCCCCGCCCCCGACGCCGGCGCGCCCGAGCGCCCGGACCGCTGGCTGGCCGGCTTCGCCGCCGTCGAGGCGGGCCCCGGCGAGAGCGCCGAGACCGAAATCCCCCTGCCGGCACGGGCCTTCGAGGTCTGGTCGGAACCGGACGGCCATTGGCGCCGGGTCCCGGGCGTCTACACCGTCGAGGCGGCGCACAGCATCGACGACATCCGGCTGACGGCGCAGGTCACTTCTGGCTGA
- a CDS encoding DUF4097 family beta strand repeat-containing protein, whose amino-acid sequence MARLRASHLVLPSAALTVLMTGCSLTIGPPKTAERTYGVDGKVGALSATTHGGDIEIVPIDAGGSVKVTEKYKYDGQKPTPTHTVKDGTLTLTAGDCPETGRRCEVSYRVLLPRSASVDLHTNGGDITVHGASGGISAETSGGDITVADSTARTAKVKTSGGDVDLALAAVPDEVSGRTSGGNVTIRLPKGSYAVQAVTSGGTRRVSVPTDPGSEHKISARTSGGDVSVLSQK is encoded by the coding sequence ATGGCCCGTCTCCGCGCCTCTCATCTCGTGCTGCCGAGCGCGGCACTGACCGTCCTGATGACCGGCTGCTCGCTGACGATCGGTCCGCCGAAGACCGCGGAGCGGACGTACGGCGTCGACGGCAAGGTCGGCGCACTGTCGGCGACGACCCACGGCGGGGACATCGAGATCGTGCCGATCGACGCCGGGGGATCGGTCAAAGTGACGGAGAAGTACAAGTACGACGGGCAGAAGCCCACCCCCACCCACACGGTCAAGGACGGCACGCTGACGCTGACGGCCGGGGACTGCCCGGAGACCGGCCGCCGCTGCGAGGTGAGCTACCGCGTGCTGCTGCCGCGCAGCGCCTCGGTCGATCTGCACACCAACGGCGGCGACATCACCGTCCACGGCGCCTCGGGCGGCATCAGCGCGGAGACCAGCGGCGGCGACATCACCGTCGCCGACTCCACGGCCCGTACGGCGAAGGTGAAGACCAGCGGCGGGGATGTGGATCTCGCGCTGGCCGCGGTGCCCGACGAGGTGTCGGGGCGGACCAGCGGAGGCAATGTCACCATCCGGCTGCCGAAGGGCTCGTACGCGGTCCAGGCGGTGACGAGCGGCGGGACCCGCAGGGTCTCCGTCCCGACGGATCCCGGCTCGGAGCACAAAATATCGGCGCGGACGAGCGGCGGTGACGTGTCGGTGCTCAGCCAGAAGTGA
- a CDS encoding SGNH/GDSL hydrolase family protein, whose protein sequence is MTTINRPVRPRRHRLAARAGLAAATATVLLAALTGCGGDGGSGTAHGGAKTKHPAAKRAPAWRTDPHSIAALGDSITVGFDACTVLSDCPEVSWATGTDPRVDSLARRLVKANPAAHSWNYARTGALMSDLPEQITEAAARRPELVTLLIGANDACRSDVRAMTSQAAFRAGFERSMKTLRRALPHTQVYVAAVPDLLRLWSEGRKNPLGKQVWKLGICGSMLRDPDDLTKPAQDRRNGVRERVMAYNEALSEVCARDALCRFDRSVFDYRFTERQLSTWDWFHPGARGQQQLAELAFRTITRRENA, encoded by the coding sequence ATGACGACGATCAATCGGCCCGTTCGCCCTCGGCGTCACCGCCTCGCGGCCCGCGCGGGGCTGGCCGCGGCCACCGCCACCGTGCTGCTGGCCGCGCTCACCGGCTGTGGCGGCGACGGCGGTTCCGGCACCGCGCACGGCGGGGCGAAGACCAAGCACCCCGCCGCGAAACGGGCACCCGCATGGCGCACGGACCCCCACTCGATCGCCGCCCTCGGCGACTCCATCACCGTCGGCTTCGACGCCTGCACGGTGCTCTCCGACTGCCCCGAGGTCTCCTGGGCCACCGGCACCGACCCCAGGGTCGACAGCCTCGCCCGGCGGCTGGTGAAGGCGAACCCCGCCGCGCACAGCTGGAACTACGCCCGGACCGGCGCCCTGATGAGCGATCTGCCGGAGCAGATCACCGAGGCCGCCGCGCGCCGGCCCGAGCTGGTCACGCTCCTGATCGGCGCCAATGACGCCTGCCGCAGCGACGTACGGGCGATGACCTCCCAGGCTGCCTTCCGCGCCGGCTTCGAGCGGTCCATGAAGACGTTGCGGCGGGCGCTGCCGCACACCCAGGTGTATGTCGCCGCGGTGCCCGATCTGCTGCGGCTGTGGTCCGAGGGGCGCAAGAACCCGCTCGGCAAGCAGGTGTGGAAGCTGGGCATCTGCGGGTCGATGCTGCGCGACCCGGACGATCTGACGAAGCCGGCGCAAGACCGGCGGAACGGGGTCCGGGAGCGGGTCATGGCGTACAACGAGGCGCTGTCGGAGGTCTGCGCCCGGGACGCGCTGTGCCGGTTCGACCGGTCGGTCTTCGACTACCGCTTCACCGAGCGGCAGTTGAGCACCTGGGACTGGTTCCACCCGGGCGCCCGCGGCCAGCAGCAGCTGGCGGAGCTGGCGTTCCGGACGATCACCCGCCGGGAGAACGCGTGA
- a CDS encoding DUF3145 domain-containing protein encodes MTTRGVLYVHSAPRALCPHVEWAVAGVLGVRVNLDWIRQPAAPGTWRAEFSWQGEAGTASKLASALRGWHLLRFEVTAEPCSTAEGERYSSTPDLGIFHAVTGIHGDILIPEDRLRAAADRSARGETELADEVAKLLGKPWDDELEPFRYAGEGAPVRWLHQVV; translated from the coding sequence GTGACGACACGTGGAGTTCTGTACGTCCACTCCGCTCCGCGCGCGCTGTGCCCGCACGTCGAATGGGCAGTGGCGGGCGTCCTCGGGGTGCGCGTCAACCTCGACTGGATCCGCCAGCCGGCGGCGCCCGGCACCTGGAGAGCGGAGTTCTCCTGGCAGGGCGAGGCCGGCACCGCCTCCAAGCTCGCCTCCGCACTGCGCGGCTGGCACCTGCTCCGCTTCGAGGTGACCGCCGAGCCCTGCTCCACCGCCGAGGGCGAGCGCTACAGCTCCACCCCCGACCTGGGCATCTTCCACGCGGTCACCGGCATCCACGGCGACATCCTCATCCCCGAGGACCGGCTGCGCGCCGCCGCCGACCGCTCCGCCCGAGGTGAGACCGAGCTGGCCGACGAGGTCGCCAAGCTGCTCGGCAAGCCCTGGGACGACGAACTGGAGCCCTTCCGGTACGCCGGGGAGGGCGCGCCTGTCCGCTGGCTCCATCAGGTCGTGTGA